A genomic stretch from Anaerolinea thermophila UNI-1 includes:
- a CDS encoding LacI family DNA-binding transcriptional regulator gives MPTIHQVAERAGVSSTTVSHVINNTRYVSPETRERVLRAMEELNYRPNVLARSLRRGETRTLGLILPDSANPFFAEVARALEFAAFRAGYNVIFGNSENDLEKEQVYVDVLVTKQVDGLIFMATGDRSQSLETLVRGGLPVVVVDRQLSALEVDTVLTDNLQGGLLATRYLIAGGHRRIGCITGPSHLTPSAQRVIGYRQALQEAGLEVDEALMVRGDFHPRSGYEAARRLLELRPLPTALFACNDMMAIGALRALAEAGLRVPEDFSIVGYDDIELASYAAPPLTTIRQDKVAIAESALRLALERIAQPELPARCETLPVELVERQSTRRMA, from the coding sequence ATGCCCACCATCCATCAGGTTGCCGAACGCGCCGGGGTTTCCTCAACCACCGTGTCCCACGTCATCAACAACACCCGCTACGTTTCTCCCGAAACGCGGGAGCGCGTTTTGCGCGCCATGGAGGAACTCAACTACCGCCCCAACGTCCTGGCGCGGTCTCTGCGGCGCGGTGAAACCCGCACCCTCGGCTTGATTCTCCCCGACAGCGCCAACCCCTTCTTCGCTGAAGTGGCGCGCGCGCTGGAGTTTGCCGCGTTCCGCGCCGGCTACAACGTCATTTTTGGCAACAGCGAAAATGACCTGGAAAAAGAACAGGTCTATGTGGATGTGCTGGTCACCAAGCAGGTGGACGGCTTGATTTTCATGGCAACCGGCGACCGCAGTCAATCGCTGGAGACGCTGGTGCGCGGCGGCTTGCCGGTGGTGGTGGTGGATCGGCAACTCTCTGCCCTGGAGGTGGATACCGTTCTCACCGATAACCTGCAGGGAGGCTTGCTGGCAACCCGTTACCTGATTGCGGGCGGACACCGCCGCATCGGGTGCATTACCGGTCCTTCGCACCTCACGCCCAGCGCCCAGCGGGTAATTGGCTATCGTCAGGCGTTGCAGGAAGCCGGGCTGGAGGTGGACGAAGCCCTGATGGTGCGCGGAGATTTTCATCCCCGCTCGGGCTACGAAGCCGCCAGGCGCTTGCTGGAACTCCGCCCCCTGCCGACGGCGCTGTTTGCCTGCAACGACATGATGGCGATTGGCGCTCTGCGCGCCCTGGCGGAAGCCGGTCTGCGGGTGCCGGAGGATTTCTCGATTGTTGGTTATGACGATATCGAACTGGCATCCTACGCCGCCCCGCCGCTGACCACTATCCGGCAGGACAAGGTTGCCATTGCCGAATCGGCTCTGCGTCTGGCGCTGGAGCGCATTGCTCAGCCCGAGTTACCCGCCCGCTGTGAGACCCTGCCGGTCGAACTGGTCGAACGTCAATCCACACGGAGGATGGCATGA
- a CDS encoding vWA domain-containing protein, producing the protein MNTGETFEARRLDTPLDKMMRRHAGRRSRTYTDRKRGRYILARPAGRRRDDLAFDATLRTAAPFQRQREELKKRNRVAFAVRPSDYMRKVRVRRAANLVLFLVDASWSMAVAERMQATKGAILSLLNDAYQRRDRVGLITFQRDRATLILPPTNSVQLAEQALRDIPVGGKTPLSAGLDMAYGILKREKMLHPDVLPLLIVLTDGAGNVSMGHLPPLEEAHYLAERIAEEHIHAVVINMEHAAFDQGLAQELANHLKAPCYNLTDLRAESLYYTVRQEMQSTALKGLEDKR; encoded by the coding sequence GTGAACACCGGCGAGACCTTTGAAGCCCGCCGCCTGGATACCCCCCTGGACAAAATGATGCGCCGTCATGCTGGCCGGCGTTCGCGCACCTACACCGACCGCAAGCGCGGGCGCTACATCCTTGCGCGCCCGGCAGGCAGGCGCCGCGATGACCTGGCGTTCGATGCCACTCTGCGCACCGCCGCGCCCTTCCAGCGTCAGCGCGAGGAATTGAAGAAGCGCAACCGCGTTGCTTTTGCCGTGCGTCCCTCGGATTACATGCGCAAGGTGCGCGTGCGCCGTGCCGCCAACCTCGTCCTCTTTCTGGTGGATGCTTCCTGGTCCATGGCGGTTGCCGAGCGCATGCAAGCCACCAAGGGGGCGATTCTCTCCCTGCTTAACGATGCCTATCAGCGCCGCGACCGTGTGGGCTTGATTACCTTTCAGCGCGACCGCGCCACCCTGATTCTGCCCCCCACCAACTCGGTGCAGTTGGCGGAGCAAGCCCTGCGGGACATCCCCGTAGGGGGCAAAACGCCCCTCTCCGCCGGGTTGGATATGGCGTATGGCATCCTCAAACGCGAGAAGATGCTCCACCCCGACGTTCTGCCTCTGCTCATCGTGCTGACCGATGGGGCGGGGAACGTCTCCATGGGGCATTTGCCGCCGCTGGAAGAAGCCCACTACCTGGCGGAGCGCATTGCCGAGGAACACATTCACGCGGTGGTCATCAACATGGAGCATGCCGCCTTTGACCAGGGGCTGGCGCAGGAACTGGCGAATCACCTCAAAGCCCCCTGCTACAACCTGACCGACCTGCGCGCCGAGAGCCTGTACTACACCGTGCGCCAGGAGATGCAGTCCACTGCTCTCAAAGGGCTGGAAGACAAACGCTAA
- the rbsK gene encoding ribokinase yields MSGTLVIVGSLNMDLVVRAPRHPQPGETLIGSSFQTFPGGKGANQAVAAARLGAKVRMIGRVGQDAFGDALLATVQRDGVDTTFIRRDPQAPTGVALITLDAKGQNTIVVASGANGNVSAEDVRQSAQAFEGADVLLVQLECPLEAVQTAVQLAHQAGIIVVLNPAPAQPLPAELLQMVDYLIPNQHELTLLAGGISDREQAIRHLQAQGVRYLVVTLGEEGALLALGEDRLILPAYPVEVVDTVAAGDAFAGAFALALAEGKTPLDAACWGNAAGAIAVTRPGAQPSLPTRQEVEQFLKERT; encoded by the coding sequence ATGAGTGGAACGCTGGTGATTGTGGGAAGTTTGAACATGGATCTGGTGGTGCGCGCGCCGCGCCACCCTCAACCCGGTGAAACCCTCATCGGGAGCAGTTTTCAGACCTTTCCCGGCGGCAAGGGCGCCAATCAAGCCGTAGCCGCGGCGCGGCTGGGCGCAAAGGTGCGCATGATTGGACGGGTGGGGCAGGATGCCTTTGGCGATGCCCTGCTGGCAACCGTTCAGCGCGACGGTGTGGATACCACCTTCATCCGCCGCGACCCGCAAGCCCCTACCGGCGTGGCGCTCATCACCCTCGATGCTAAAGGGCAGAACACCATTGTGGTGGCTTCGGGCGCCAACGGCAACGTTTCCGCTGAGGATGTGCGCCAGTCGGCGCAGGCGTTTGAGGGGGCGGATGTCCTGCTGGTGCAGTTGGAGTGTCCGCTGGAGGCGGTGCAGACTGCCGTGCAACTGGCGCATCAGGCAGGCATAATTGTGGTGCTGAACCCCGCGCCTGCCCAACCCCTGCCCGCGGAACTGTTGCAAATGGTGGATTACCTCATCCCCAATCAGCATGAACTCACCCTGCTGGCGGGGGGAATCTCCGACCGCGAACAAGCCATCCGTCATTTGCAGGCGCAGGGGGTGCGCTATCTGGTGGTGACGCTGGGCGAAGAGGGCGCTCTGCTGGCGCTGGGCGAGGATCGCCTGATTCTGCCGGCTTATCCGGTGGAAGTGGTGGATACCGTTGCCGCAGGCGATGCCTTTGCCGGAGCCTTTGCTCTGGCATTGGCGGAAGGCAAGACGCCTCTGGATGCCGCCTGCTGGGGCAATGCCGCAGGTGCGATTGCCGTCACCCGTCCCGGCGCTCAGCCCTCTCTGCCCACCCGTCAGGAAGTGGAGCAATTTTTGAAGGAAAGGACATAG
- a CDS encoding ATP-binding protein: MPPIYPFTAIVGQERMKRALVLNAVDPRIGGVLIRGERGTAKSTAARALAALLPKVKVVSDCRFGCDPDAPATWCTECRERAERGESLPVSLRQIPFINLPVSATEDRVVGTLDIEAAIQRGERHFEPGVLAAANRGLLYIDEVNLLDDHVVDVLLDAAAMGMNIVEREGISFTHPARFILVGTMNPEEGDLRPQLLDRFALSVEIYGIRDARERVMIMERNLAFEKDPLAFVAHWQPKEQELSQQIEQARKLLDQVTYTSRDLLSIASLTASLQVDGHRPDLVILKTARAHAAFEGRTSITARDIALAAELALPHRLKRTPFQQASATMEELAERIEQLQGGATSGEPREHPGGMEEESGQKKT, from the coding sequence ATGCCGCCTATTTATCCATTCACTGCCATCGTTGGTCAGGAGCGCATGAAGCGCGCACTGGTGCTCAATGCGGTGGATCCGCGTATTGGTGGGGTTTTGATTCGCGGCGAGCGCGGCACGGCAAAATCCACGGCGGCGCGCGCCCTGGCGGCACTGCTTCCCAAGGTCAAGGTGGTGAGCGACTGCCGTTTTGGATGCGACCCGGACGCCCCGGCGACATGGTGCACCGAATGCCGTGAGCGTGCCGAGCGCGGCGAATCCCTGCCGGTGAGCCTGCGTCAAATTCCTTTCATCAACCTGCCGGTATCTGCCACCGAAGACCGTGTGGTGGGTACACTGGACATTGAAGCCGCCATCCAGCGCGGCGAACGCCATTTTGAGCCGGGCGTGCTTGCCGCCGCTAACCGCGGTTTGCTTTACATTGACGAGGTCAACCTGCTCGATGACCACGTGGTGGACGTACTGCTGGATGCCGCCGCTATGGGGATGAACATCGTTGAGCGCGAGGGCATTTCCTTCACTCATCCGGCGCGCTTCATCCTGGTCGGCACGATGAACCCTGAAGAGGGTGACCTGCGCCCGCAACTGCTGGACCGCTTTGCCCTCTCGGTGGAAATCTACGGCATCCGCGATGCCCGCGAGCGGGTGATGATCATGGAGCGCAACCTGGCGTTTGAAAAAGACCCGCTGGCGTTTGTGGCGCACTGGCAGCCCAAAGAACAGGAACTCTCTCAGCAAATTGAACAAGCCCGCAAACTGCTTGATCAGGTCACCTATACCAGCCGCGACCTGCTTTCGATTGCTTCGCTGACCGCCTCATTACAGGTGGATGGTCACCGTCCCGACCTGGTCATCCTGAAGACCGCCCGGGCGCACGCCGCTTTTGAAGGGCGCACGTCCATCACCGCGCGGGATATTGCCCTGGCGGCAGAACTGGCGCTCCCGCACCGCCTGAAGCGCACCCCCTTCCAGCAAGCCTCGGCAACCATGGAAGAACTGGCGGAGCGCATTGAGCAACTGCAGGGCGGCGCCACCTCAGGCGAGCCGCGCGAACACCCCGGCGGCATGGAAGAGGAATCCGGGCAAAAAAAAACGTAA
- the rbsD gene encoding D-ribose pyranase yields MKKTALLNSALSEVIATLGHGDMLVIGDAGLPIPAETYRIDLALTRNMPPFLDTVRAVLSEMQVEKVIVAKETGEVSPQVLAELKRLLPDTPFIEVSHEELKRLTRDARAVVRTGEFTPYANVILVSGVVF; encoded by the coding sequence ATGAAGAAAACTGCCCTGCTGAACAGCGCGCTTTCGGAAGTCATTGCCACCCTTGGACACGGCGATATGCTGGTGATTGGCGATGCGGGTTTGCCCATTCCCGCCGAAACCTACCGCATTGATCTGGCGCTCACCCGCAACATGCCCCCGTTTCTCGATACCGTGCGCGCCGTGCTGAGCGAGATGCAAGTGGAAAAGGTCATCGTGGCAAAGGAAACCGGCGAGGTCAGCCCGCAGGTGCTGGCGGAGTTGAAGCGCCTGCTTCCCGATACGCCTTTCATCGAGGTGAGCCACGAGGAACTCAAGCGTCTTACCCGCGATGCCCGCGCGGTGGTGCGCACCGGCGAGTTTACCCCCTACGCCAACGTCATTCTGGTTTCGGGTGTGGTCTTCTAG
- a CDS encoding glycoside hydrolase family 1 protein, translated as MPKADYVFPNGFLWGTATSSHQVEGNNTNNDWWAWEQQEGRILHGHRSGLACDWWDGRWREDFDRAAETGQNAHRFSIEWSRVQPAPDRWDEDAIDHYRDMLRGLRDRALLPLVTFHHFSLPLWLAERGGWENEETPALFARYVRKCMEAFREYTNFWITINEPNVYAYEGYIAGLFPPGKKDLTAAMRVMANLVRGHALAYREIHAVQREARVGLALAIRPLLPAGPLKFLDGIPAKIAGQFFNEAFPGALKDGKLRLITRTVPIPEAQGTQDFVGVNYYTVDMVRFDLLRPQEMFGHRFYPADAPLSDTGFIAHFPEGMFLTLKWAKSFNLPIIVTENGVEDADDHLRPRYLAEHIHQVWRAANFNWQIKGYFHWTLVDNFEWERGWTQRFGLWGLDVDTQRRIRRPSVDLYASICQKNALTYDAVAQYAPEALPRLFPE; from the coding sequence ATGCCCAAAGCCGATTACGTTTTTCCCAATGGATTCCTGTGGGGCACTGCCACTTCTTCCCATCAAGTGGAAGGCAACAACACCAACAACGACTGGTGGGCATGGGAACAGCAGGAAGGACGCATCCTCCACGGTCATCGCTCGGGGCTGGCGTGCGATTGGTGGGATGGGCGCTGGCGCGAGGACTTCGACCGCGCCGCCGAAACCGGGCAGAACGCCCACCGCTTTTCCATCGAGTGGAGTCGCGTTCAGCCCGCTCCCGACCGCTGGGACGAGGATGCCATCGATCACTACCGTGACATGCTGAGAGGACTGCGCGACCGTGCCCTTCTGCCGCTGGTCACCTTTCACCATTTCAGTCTGCCCTTGTGGCTGGCGGAACGCGGCGGCTGGGAGAACGAGGAAACGCCTGCCCTCTTTGCCCGCTATGTACGCAAGTGCATGGAAGCCTTCCGCGAGTACACCAACTTCTGGATAACCATCAACGAGCCGAATGTGTACGCTTACGAGGGATACATCGCCGGGTTGTTCCCCCCCGGCAAGAAAGACCTCACCGCGGCAATGCGGGTGATGGCAAACCTGGTGCGCGGGCATGCCCTGGCGTACCGCGAGATTCACGCCGTTCAACGCGAGGCGCGGGTAGGATTAGCGCTCGCCATCCGTCCACTTTTGCCCGCCGGACCGCTCAAGTTCCTGGACGGCATTCCGGCGAAGATTGCGGGGCAGTTTTTCAATGAAGCCTTCCCGGGCGCGCTGAAGGACGGCAAACTGCGCCTCATCACCCGCACGGTGCCCATCCCCGAAGCCCAGGGGACGCAGGACTTTGTGGGCGTCAATTACTACACGGTGGATATGGTGCGCTTTGACCTTCTGCGCCCGCAGGAAATGTTCGGGCATCGTTTCTACCCTGCCGATGCGCCGCTGAGTGACACCGGTTTCATCGCTCACTTTCCCGAGGGCATGTTCCTGACGCTGAAGTGGGCAAAAAGTTTCAATCTGCCCATCATCGTCACCGAAAATGGGGTGGAAGATGCCGATGACCACCTGCGACCGCGCTACCTTGCCGAGCACATCCATCAGGTGTGGCGGGCGGCGAACTTCAACTGGCAAATCAAGGGCTACTTCCACTGGACTCTGGTGGATAACTTCGAGTGGGAACGCGGCTGGACTCAGCGCTTTGGCTTGTGGGGCTTGGATGTGGACACCCAGCGGCGCATCCGCCGTCCCAGCGTGGATTTGTACGCCAGCATCTGCCAGAAAAATGCCCTGACCTACGACGCGGTGGCGCAATACGCGCCGGAAGCGTTACCCCGCCTGTTTCCCGAATAG
- a CDS encoding ABC transporter permease, translating to MSQVASRPVAFDRRAFFQRFGLVFSFLLLMIALSLLSERFLTPANLMNVLRQATINGIVSVGMTIVILTGGIDLSVGSVLALSVTVGASLMKQGTPVGLAVASALGIGTLLGVINGLMITRAKIPPFIATLGMLTVARGLTLLYTQGQPITGLPATFRWIGTGVVAGIPMPVILSLAVFALGWVFLSRTKYGAQIYLLGDNPTAARLAGVPVDRMTVLVYAISGFCAALAGLVLVARLDSAQPIIGQGYEFNAIAAVVVGGTSFSGGEGGLAGTLLGALLIETLNNGLNLLNVSPLWEQVVKGVVIALALLLYKVFSPPSK from the coding sequence ATGAGTCAGGTTGCTTCCCGCCCCGTTGCCTTTGACCGCCGCGCGTTTTTCCAGCGCTTTGGGCTGGTCTTTTCCTTCCTTTTGCTGATGATAGCGCTCTCCCTGCTCTCGGAGCGCTTCCTCACCCCCGCCAACCTGATGAACGTTCTGCGGCAGGCAACCATCAACGGCATTGTCAGCGTGGGGATGACCATCGTTATCCTCACCGGCGGGATTGACCTCTCGGTCGGTTCGGTGCTGGCGCTCTCCGTCACCGTGGGCGCTTCTCTCATGAAGCAGGGAACCCCGGTAGGGCTGGCGGTCGCCTCTGCACTGGGCATTGGCACACTGCTGGGAGTCATTAACGGCTTGATGATTACCCGCGCGAAGATTCCGCCTTTCATCGCCACGCTGGGCATGCTCACCGTGGCGCGCGGCTTGACCCTGCTGTACACCCAGGGACAGCCCATCACCGGTTTGCCGGCAACCTTCCGCTGGATCGGCACGGGCGTGGTGGCGGGTATTCCCATGCCGGTGATTCTCTCGCTGGCGGTGTTTGCCCTTGGCTGGGTGTTCCTCAGCCGTACCAAATACGGCGCGCAGATTTATCTGCTGGGCGATAATCCCACCGCCGCGCGCCTGGCGGGCGTTCCCGTGGATCGCATGACCGTGCTGGTGTACGCCATTTCGGGATTTTGCGCCGCGCTGGCAGGGCTGGTGCTGGTTGCCCGTCTGGATTCGGCACAACCCATCATCGGGCAGGGCTATGAGTTCAATGCCATTGCCGCGGTGGTGGTGGGCGGCACCAGTTTCTCCGGCGGCGAAGGCGGGCTGGCGGGCACCCTGCTGGGTGCTTTGCTCATCGAGACCCTCAATAACGGTCTCAATTTGTTGAATGTCTCCCCCTTGTGGGAGCAGGTCGTCAAGGGCGTGGTTATCGCTCTGGCGCTGTTGCTGTACAAAGTCTTCAGTCCACCCTCGAAATGA